From the genome of Periplaneta americana isolate PAMFEO1 chromosome 15, P.americana_PAMFEO1_priV1, whole genome shotgun sequence, one region includes:
- the LOC138714630 gene encoding uncharacterized protein: MKRILEMYKPPILAAFGNPLLDMCTKISDFDILKKYGLVENGQKEVADGDLEIFREVRKSFDVEYHPGGAAQNTLRIFQWLIQCPFYSVYFGGIGNDGEGKLLEKLVKASGVETRYAYHEGVPTGSCLALISGENRSLIGHLGAANIYKPSDLTHHMQTLHQVNIIYIESFFISHSYDAALALLEVCYDRGIPLVFNIGATYMCEGYGKEVSHLAKSANILFGNKEEYKALSKVMDLDCQSIKQIAVTLHEMSEHQTHVLRTHELGQYFDALGKVLVVTDGRDPVLCVHGRAGSGPSVSEYPVPVLDDKLIRDTTGAGDSFVAGFLAGVFLKHSPQMCTAWGCWSARQIIQLMGCQVPSYPPDAIYKLKI, encoded by the exons ATGAAACGGATATTGGAAATGTATAAACCTCCTATTTTGGCTGCGTTTGGCAATCCATTGTTAGACATGTGTACTAAAATTAGTGACtttgatattttgaaaaaatatggaTTAGTAGAAAATGGTCAAAAAGAAGTTGCAGATGGTGATCTGGAAATCTTCAGAGAAGTTCGTAAAAG TTTCGATGTGGAGTACCACCCTGGGGGCGCTGCTCAAAATACGCTGAGGATATTTCAGTGGTTGATCCAGTGTCCGTTTTATTCAGTCTATTTCGGAGGAATAGGAAATGATGGAGAAGGGAAATTGCTTGAGAAACTTGTGAAGGCCTCTGGAGTCGAGACAAG GTATGCATATCATGAAGGAGTTCCAACTGGCAGTTGTCTCGCACTTATCAGCGGTGAAAACAGATCTCTGATTGGTCACCTGGGAGCTGCCAACATTTACAAGCCGTCCGACCTAACACACCACATGCAGACATTGCACCAAGTAAACATCATCTACATAGAGAGCTTCTTTATCAGTCACAGCTATGACGCCGCTCTGGCATTGTTGGAGGTGTGCTATGACAGAGGGATTCCCCTGGTTTTCAACATCGGTGCCACGTACATGTGCGAGGGTTACGGCAAGGAGGTGTCTCACCTGGCCAAGTCTGCCAACATTTTATTTGGAAACAAGGAAGAGTACAAAGCTCTAAGCAAAGTGATGGATTTAGATTGTCAAAGCATTAAGCAGATTGCAGTAACCCTTCATGAAATGAGTGAGCACCAAACACACGTTTTGAGAACTCATGAGCTTGGACAGTACTTCGATGCTCTGGGCAAGGTGCTGGTTGTGACGGATGGCAGAGACCCCGTGCTTTGTGTTCATGGCAGGGCTGGCAGCGGTCCCTCAGTCTCAGAGTACCCTGTGCCAGTTCTAGATGATAAGTTGATCAGGGACACGACAGGGGCTGGCGACTCCTTTGTGGCGGGGTTTTTGGCGGGggtatttctgaaacacagtCCACAGATGTGCACAGCGTGGGGATGCTGGTCAGCACGGCAAATAATTCAACTCATGGGGTGTCAAGTTCCTTCCTATCCCCCAGATGCGATTTACAAGCTCAAAATTTAG
- the LOC138714632 gene encoding uncharacterized protein, with protein MTTTTTKKEAILAFIETYRSLPELWNLEHPHYSNRRKKAAAYDSLIEKLKVIEPDASRETVVKKINNLRSAFRKELKKVNDSKKSGASGDDVYIPVLWYFNELLFLVDQEMPEPSVSTLDEGDEDDDPHRSVSAIHTNSLLPTYRKKRKIIPNPTSAQDFLRAATSYLEKEDDEFLIMAKGYAAKLKKLTKDQLIFADRVITEALVDAQMGVLTRWSYVANSAHSSNPPSTHE; from the exons ATGACTACAACTACTACCAAGAAAGAAGCAATACTTGCTTTTATTGAAACATACCGATCGTTACCTGAACTTTGGAATTTAGAACATCCACACTACAGTAACCGAAGAAAAAAGGCAGCCGCATATGACTCCTTAATCGAGAAGTTAAAAGTGATTGAGCCTGATGCCTCACGCGAAACTgtagtgaaaaaaattaacaaccTTCGCTCAGCGTTCCGGAAGGAGCTCAAAAAAGTTAATGACTCCAAAAAATCGGGGGCTTCGGGTGATGATGTTTACATCCCTGTTCTTTGGTATTTCAACGAATTGTTGTTCCTGGTCGATCAAGAAATGCCTGAACCGAGTGTGTCGACGTTGGATGAAGGGGACGAGGACGACGATCCTCACCGCTCA gttAGTGCTATCCACACCAACTCTTTGCTTCCTACAtacaggaaaaaaagaaagataattcCTAACCCAACCTCAGCACAAGATTTCCTTCGTGCAGCTACGAGTTATCTGGAGAAAGAAGATGACGAATTTTTGATAATGGCGAAAGGATATGCGGCTAAATTGAAGAAATTGACAAAGGACCAGCTTATTTTTGCCGATAGGGTGATAACTGAAGCATTGGTGGATGCACAAATGGGCGTGTTGACCAGGTGGAGCTATGTGGCCAACTCAGCTCATTCGTCGAATCCGCCCTCAACCCATGAATGA